In Silene latifolia isolate original U9 population chromosome X, ASM4854445v1, whole genome shotgun sequence, the following proteins share a genomic window:
- the LOC141617492 gene encoding uncharacterized protein LOC141617492 has translation MTSTGSKFLLCFLVGALAVYTTTSARNLVSTQSSFEDEKFFSGHHGGALGGGGGLGGGGGGGLGGGAGVGGGAGFGGGAGAGGGAGGGLGGGGGLGGGGGGGLGGGGGSGLGGGAGSGGGAGFGGGAGSGGGLGGGAGGGLGGGGGGGLGGGGGSGLGGGAGSGGGAGFGGGAGSGGGLGGGLGGGAGGGGGFGGGGGGGSGGGLGGGAGSGGGAGFGGGAGAGGGGGLGGGAGGGGGFGGGGGHGGGLGGGSGGGFGGGVGGGSGIGGGLP, from the coding sequence ATGACTTCCACTGGTAGTAAGTTTTTGTTATGTTTTTTAGTTGGTGCCCTAGCAGTTTACACAACTACTAGTGCTAGGAATCTTGTGAGCACTCAATCATCGTTTGAAGATGAGAAATTCTTCTCAGGCCACCACGGAGGCGCCCTAGGTGGAGGTGGTGGGCTTGGTGGCGGAGGCGGTGGTGGCCTTGGAGGAGGCGCGGGTGTTGGAGGAGGAGCTGGATTTGGAGGAGGAGCTGGTGCTGGAGGAGGAGCTGGTGGTGGTCTTGGAGGCGGAGGTGGTCTtggaggtggaggtggtggagggCTTGGTGGAGGCGGGGGTAGCGGACTTGGTGGTGGAGCTGGTTCTGGCGGTGGTGCTGGATTTGGTGGTGGAGCCGGATCTGGTGGTGGATTAGGTGGAGGAGCCGGTGGTGGTCTtggaggtggaggtggtggaggtCTTGGTGGAGGCGGAGGTAGTGGACTTGGCGGTGGAGCTGGTTCAGGTGGTGGTGCTGGATTTGGTGGTGGTGCTGGTAGTGGAGGTGGACTTGGGGGTGGATTAGGCGGAGGagctggaggtggtggtggttttgGAGGTGGAGGCGGTGGAGGTAGTGGCGGTGGACTTGGTGGAGGAGCTGGTTCAGGAGGCGGTGCTGGGTTTGGTGGTGGAGCTGGGGCTGGAGGTGGTGGTGGACTAGGTGGAGGAGCCGGaggtggtggtggatttggtggAGGTGGAGGCCATGGTGGCGGTCTTGGTGGAGGTTCTGGTGGTGGATTTGGTGGAGGTGTCGGTGGTGGTAGCGGGATTGGAGGTGGATTACCATGA
- the LOC141620523 gene encoding uncharacterized protein LOC141620523, whose translation MVLCLRYVDNKLGEVIERLLGVVHVGDITSLTLKAAIEKLLGANSLTLSSVRGQGYDGASNMRVSKKNVDCSVLFYSLAILLNVIASSCKRKDILREKQAENVLKALQKGELISESGLNQEKGLSKPGDTRWKSHFKTIFSVFDLFPSILDALMPLVNFVMEVC comes from the exons ATGGTTCTTTGTTTGCGGTATGTTGATAATAAATTAGGAGAAGTGATAGAAAGACTTTTGGGTGTTGTGCATGTTGGTGACATTACTTCCTTAACACTTAAAGCTGCGATAGAAAAGTTGCTTGGAGCAAATTCTCTTACTCTTTCTAGTGTTAGAGGTCAGGGCTATGATGGTGCTAGTAATATGAGAG TGTCTAAGAAAAATGTTGATTGTAGTGTCCTTTTTTATTCCCTCGCCATTTTACTTAATGTAATTGCAAGTTCTTGTAAACGTAAAGATATTCTCCGAGAAAAACAAGCTGAAAATGTTCTAAAAGCATTACAAAAGGGTGAACTTATATCTGAAAGTGGCTTAAATCAAGAGAAAGGTTTAAGTAAGCCTGGTGATACTCGTTGGAAATCTCACTTTAAAACCATTTTTAGTGTGTTTGATTTATTTCCTAGCATTCTTGATGCCTTGATGCCATTGGTGAATTTTGTGATGGAAGTGTGCTAG